Proteins encoded within one genomic window of Geotalea daltonii FRC-32:
- a CDS encoding YqaA family protein: protein MQDILLSHGYPALFLLSFLASTLVPLGSEWLLAIMLVNRHDPVATVAVATTGNLLGACTTYWLGIYGGPWLIRRVLRINEQAEARAKEFYRRYGSWSLLFSWLPVIGDPLCLAGGLLRIGFVRFFGLVFLGKFCRYAAVAWLTLQGSKIITG, encoded by the coding sequence GTGCAAGACATACTCCTCAGCCATGGTTATCCAGCCCTTTTCCTCCTTAGTTTCCTTGCCTCAACTCTGGTTCCGCTGGGTTCCGAATGGCTGCTGGCGATAATGCTCGTCAATCGACATGATCCGGTAGCTACAGTGGCAGTGGCCACTACCGGCAACCTGCTGGGTGCCTGCACCACCTATTGGCTCGGCATTTATGGGGGACCGTGGCTGATCCGCAGGGTGTTGCGGATTAATGAACAGGCAGAGGCGCGGGCAAAGGAATTCTACCGTCGCTATGGTTCCTGGTCGTTGCTTTTTTCCTGGCTGCCGGTAATCGGCGATCCCCTTTGTCTTGCAGGCGGGCTCTTAAGGATCGGCTTCGTCAGATTTTTCGGGTTGGTTTTCCTCGGCAAGTTTTGTCGATACGCTGCAGTGGCATGGCTGACGTTGCAGGGCTCAAAGATAATAACGGGTTAA